A window from Entomoplasma freundtii encodes these proteins:
- the dnaJ gene encoding molecular chaperone DnaJ, protein MAAKRDYYEVLGVPKTATEQEIKKAYRALAKKYHPDVNKSPDAEEKFKEINEASEVLLDSKKRDRYDRFGHAGVEGQAGFGGFGNFEDLFKNMSGMGGRSSSFSDIFGEMFGEGPSNRSGFQNQRPIPGEDLVLDIELTWKELIFGTTKQVSLDLLTKCQTCHGQGAENPKDVMICPECHGAGQVVMDQQLGPFAFQSQQTCPECHGTGKIFTNKCHSCHGDSYYVTRRDVTLDIPKGLRPGQQLMISGAGHDSPYGGPKGNIYLNIHVKESLIFKISGNDLIMKYNLSYLDAILGHDIIVETYDGPLRIKVPQGTNSGEYITIRDRGLYKNINSHHRGDLKLLINIVVPNLVDRKTRKILEEIAQDTTFKIVNKLD, encoded by the coding sequence ATGGCAGCGAAAAGAGATTATTATGAAGTTCTTGGTGTGCCAAAAACTGCAACGGAACAAGAAATTAAAAAAGCTTACCGTGCTTTAGCCAAAAAATACCACCCTGACGTCAACAAAAGTCCTGATGCAGAGGAAAAATTCAAAGAAATCAATGAAGCTTCAGAAGTCCTGCTTGATTCTAAAAAACGTGATCGTTATGACAGATTCGGTCATGCTGGAGTTGAAGGACAAGCTGGCTTTGGAGGGTTTGGTAACTTTGAAGATTTATTTAAAAATATGTCAGGAATGGGTGGACGTAGCTCTTCCTTCTCTGATATTTTTGGAGAAATGTTCGGTGAAGGGCCATCTAATCGTAGTGGTTTTCAGAACCAAAGGCCCATTCCAGGTGAAGATTTAGTTTTGGATATCGAATTAACTTGAAAAGAACTAATTTTTGGAACTACGAAGCAAGTTAGTCTTGATTTATTAACGAAATGTCAAACTTGTCATGGCCAAGGAGCAGAAAATCCTAAAGATGTCATGATTTGTCCCGAATGTCATGGGGCTGGTCAAGTGGTGATGGACCAACAATTAGGACCATTTGCTTTCCAAAGCCAACAAACATGTCCAGAATGTCATGGCACTGGAAAAATATTTACCAATAAATGTCATAGTTGTCATGGTGATAGTTATTACGTGACTCGTCGTGATGTTACTTTAGACATTCCGAAAGGGTTAAGACCCGGTCAACAATTGATGATTTCTGGTGCTGGTCACGATTCACCATATGGTGGACCGAAAGGAAATATTTATTTAAATATCCATGTTAAGGAATCATTAATTTTTAAAATTTCTGGCAATGATTTGATTATGAAATATAATCTTAGTTATCTTGATGCTATTCTCGGTCATGATATTATTGTGGAAACTTATGATGGACCACTTCGGATTAAAGTTCCGCAAGGAACTAATTCGGGTGAATATATAACTATCCGTGATCGTGGTCTTTATAAGAACATCAATTCGCATCACCGCGGAGATTTAAAACTTTTAATTAATATTGTGGTTCCTAATCTGGTTGATCGAAAAACTCGCAAAATTTTGGAAGAAATTGCTCAAGATACAACTTTTAAAATTGTTAATAAACTTGACTAA
- a CDS encoding NCS2 family permease, giving the protein MANTSKSNKKQAIKKNHQLKTKSNFKPIKGPKTLGGYFKFDTFGTTLKKEIIGGLTTFLALVYILSVNPAILQGAPSIDGSQGNMNYFGIFLSTAITAFFTTFIMGLVANVPIVLTPTMGMNTLFTYSIAQQGIGFEGAMLAIIFANILFTIVTVTPIKETVLKALPRSLTLGFTLSIGFFIAYVGLQQIGLFSLTNGLPIASLSKLKDTYPMVLLGLGTLGLMLLFHFKKVPGGIAISLLVGFALVLIIANVVPRDSQWVGQGGSFAGANFRDGFTWEYDWSGWTWNIKTGWRAFGDSKIWLSPVFYISILLVTLMAFFDGVSAMGTLTHQLDRPNPQQLIKKELTIDATCGILNGCIGTSTIGGTIESSTGIQQGARTGFAAIVASLMFLVAIPLYPIFKMIPTFITGAACVYIGLLISGVITQIEWKKPEFAFAVVMTIIMAMTTYTLINGVAFGIITYTFVMLVTKKVKQMSLLMWPLSLLMIIYFVALAFVQV; this is encoded by the coding sequence ATGGCAAATACATCAAAAAGTAACAAAAAACAAGCTATAAAGAAGAATCATCAACTCAAAACAAAAAGTAATTTTAAACCTATTAAAGGGCCAAAAACTCTTGGCGGTTACTTTAAATTTGATACTTTTGGTACGACTCTCAAAAAAGAAATTATTGGTGGTCTCACCACGTTCCTTGCTTTGGTTTATATACTTTCAGTCAACCCTGCAATCTTGCAAGGGGCTCCATCGATTGACGGTTCCCAAGGCAATATGAATTATTTTGGAATTTTTCTATCTACTGCAATTACAGCGTTTTTTACTACTTTTATCATGGGATTGGTAGCGAATGTACCTATTGTTTTGACACCCACTATGGGGATGAACACATTATTCACATATTCCATTGCCCAACAAGGGATTGGTTTTGAAGGGGCAATGTTAGCAATTATTTTTGCCAACATTTTGTTTACTATCGTGACTGTGACTCCGATTAAGGAAACAGTCTTAAAAGCGTTGCCTCGTTCCTTGACTTTAGGGTTCACTTTATCAATCGGTTTCTTTATTGCTTATGTTGGTCTTCAACAAATCGGTCTATTTAGTTTAACTAATGGTTTGCCGATTGCCTCGTTAAGTAAATTAAAAGACACTTACCCAATGGTTTTATTAGGTTTAGGAACTTTAGGCTTAATGCTTTTATTTCATTTTAAAAAAGTTCCTGGAGGAATTGCCATTTCTCTTCTTGTTGGGTTTGCTTTAGTGTTAATTATTGCAAATGTGGTTCCCCGCGATTCACAATGAGTGGGTCAAGGAGGTTCTTTTGCCGGAGCTAACTTCCGCGATGGCTTTACTTGAGAATATGATTGAAGTGGATGAACTTGAAACATTAAAACAGGGTGACGAGCCTTCGGCGATTCGAAGATTTGGCTAAGTCCAGTTTTCTATATTTCTATTTTACTCGTCACTTTAATGGCCTTCTTTGATGGCGTTTCGGCCATGGGAACTTTAACTCATCAATTAGATCGCCCGAATCCTCAACAATTAATCAAAAAAGAATTAACCATTGATGCCACTTGTGGAATTTTAAATGGTTGCATCGGGACTTCAACAATTGGTGGTACGATTGAATCTTCGACAGGAATTCAACAAGGTGCCCGCACTGGATTTGCAGCAATTGTAGCTTCATTAATGTTTTTGGTAGCGATTCCGCTTTACCCAATTTTTAAAATGATTCCGACTTTCATCACTGGAGCGGCCTGTGTTTACATTGGGTTATTAATTAGTGGGGTTATTACTCAAATTGAATGAAAAAAACCGGAATTTGCCTTTGCTGTAGTAATGACGATCATTATGGCCATGACGACCTATACATTAATTAATGGTGTAGCTTTTGGGATTATCACATATACTTTTGTGATGTTAGTGACTAAAAAAGTTAAACAGATGAGTCTCTTAATGTGACCTCTAAGTCTTTTAATGATTATTTATTTCGTGGCGCTCGCCTTCGTCCAAGTCTAA